One part of the Sorangiineae bacterium MSr11954 genome encodes these proteins:
- a CDS encoding cupin domain-containing protein — translation MIQLDRILSEDALASGGVDLYIGIPGVPIPPIAHIGRDSTHATMRWCVERMMTELRDPQPGALLVAQQVAYTMLVQVLRLYLANHSGGVGWLAGRTIRELAAQAGMSRSRGPRRRRRVSSGPSIASPRAQ, via the coding sequence GTGATTCAGCTCGATCGCATTCTCTCCGAAGACGCGCTCGCGAGCGGCGGCGTCGACCTGTACATCGGGATCCCCGGGGTGCCCATCCCCCCGATCGCCCATATCGGGCGCGATTCCACACATGCCACGATGCGCTGGTGCGTCGAGCGCATGATGACGGAGCTGCGCGATCCGCAACCGGGAGCCCTCCTCGTTGCGCAGCAAGTTGCATATACGATGCTCGTCCAAGTGCTCCGTCTTTATCTCGCGAATCACAGCGGAGGGGTCGGCTGGCTGGCGGGCCGGACGATTCGGGAACTCGCCGCGCAGGCAGGCATGTCGCGCTCACGCGGGCCTCGTCGAAGACGTCGAGTATCCTCCGGGCCATCGATCGCCTCGCCGCGCGCGCAGTAA
- a CDS encoding AraC family transcriptional regulator: MSHRVSHQPTPCLPLLMAWMHANGASALIDRVQREFEIPSPSTGLFQEDAVPLETYRSAVDVAAKEMGDDFLGLRVAREGRRGCFGIAELAARSSPNAADALERVKRYRRLIVARPVDLDVQRADGEIFVAHFIPGDERCVGRQGNEFALGSILRVIRELVGEPIRAMYVKFAHTAPKDISPLQGYFGTTDLHFESRQNVIAFQEGVLSLPVVSSDASLLPWLDECAERILPRQPLGTKTVQTMSRLHQQIEDSLRAEQSARLERVARRLQCSARTLQRQLAEAGTSFQCVLDEVRRELAIDYLRDPERSIYEIALALGYSDLSSFHRAFVKWNGATPKSFRRALANTGQRPTNGRVARRSRG, encoded by the coding sequence ATGTCGCATCGCGTATCCCATCAGCCCACGCCTTGTCTTCCGTTGCTCATGGCGTGGATGCACGCGAATGGTGCGAGCGCGCTCATCGATCGCGTTCAACGAGAGTTCGAGATTCCGTCGCCGAGCACGGGGCTCTTCCAGGAGGACGCCGTCCCGCTCGAAACGTATCGATCCGCAGTCGACGTCGCGGCCAAGGAGATGGGCGACGACTTTCTCGGGCTCCGCGTGGCCCGAGAAGGTAGGCGCGGCTGTTTCGGGATCGCGGAGCTCGCGGCGCGCAGCTCCCCCAACGCGGCGGACGCGCTCGAGCGCGTCAAACGGTATCGGCGTCTGATCGTCGCCAGGCCGGTGGATCTCGACGTGCAGAGAGCCGACGGGGAAATTTTCGTAGCCCACTTCATTCCCGGTGACGAACGCTGCGTCGGCCGGCAAGGAAACGAGTTCGCACTTGGTTCGATCTTGCGTGTCATTCGAGAGCTGGTGGGAGAACCGATCCGCGCGATGTACGTGAAATTCGCCCATACCGCCCCGAAAGACATTTCGCCCCTGCAAGGATACTTCGGAACGACGGATCTCCATTTCGAGTCGAGACAAAACGTGATCGCCTTCCAAGAAGGTGTGCTGTCACTCCCCGTCGTATCGAGCGACGCATCGCTCTTACCTTGGCTCGATGAATGTGCGGAGAGGATCCTGCCGCGCCAGCCATTGGGCACGAAGACGGTGCAGACGATGTCGCGGCTCCACCAGCAAATCGAAGACTCGTTGCGCGCCGAACAATCGGCGCGTCTCGAGCGAGTGGCGCGCCGATTGCAATGTAGTGCACGAACACTTCAGCGTCAGCTCGCGGAGGCTGGAACATCGTTTCAATGTGTGCTCGATGAAGTGCGGCGCGAGCTCGCCATCGACTATTTGCGCGACCCCGAACGAAGCATCTACGAGATTGCGCTGGCGCTCGGATATTCGGATTTGAGCAGTTTTCACCGTGCCTTCGTCAAGTGGAATGGGGCTACTCCGAAGAGCTTTCGCCGGGCGCTCGCAAATACTGGACAGCGCCCCACGAACGGCAGGGTCGCTCGCCGGTCGCGAGGTTAG
- a CDS encoding sterol desaturase family protein, which translates to MSPVARLVGFLVVIPLCALVFVPLERAFPIQERKRILRRDAIIDYLFFFAGLVIVVPLAPPIRTAFVAFVLGPLIPGWDTGQIMRGYGIVAALPLWALLPLLTVVHDFLEYWLHRALHTRWFWRFHVAHHSAREMDWLVFCRNHPIEGLMHHVFRGSILVLLGFPFEIVAVYDATFFGLVGILTHANINVRAWNRAPWKYILASPMFHHWHHTAEREGLDKNLCSVFPIWDILFGTFYMPDRAPRVYGLIHPINESFLGLLGSAFYAQDAFDEQASVREEDRPTKPFEAENGRTTARLPD; encoded by the coding sequence ATGAGCCCGGTCGCCAGATTGGTCGGCTTTCTCGTCGTCATCCCGCTCTGCGCGCTCGTCTTCGTGCCTCTGGAGCGCGCCTTTCCCATTCAGGAGAGGAAGCGAATACTCCGGCGTGATGCGATCATCGACTACCTGTTCTTTTTCGCGGGCCTGGTTATCGTGGTCCCGCTGGCGCCGCCCATTCGAACGGCGTTCGTGGCGTTCGTGCTCGGACCTCTGATACCGGGCTGGGATACGGGGCAGATCATGCGCGGCTACGGGATCGTCGCCGCGCTGCCGCTCTGGGCCCTGCTGCCGCTGCTCACCGTGGTCCACGACTTCCTCGAATATTGGCTTCACCGCGCGCTCCATACGCGATGGTTCTGGCGATTTCACGTGGCCCACCACAGTGCGCGCGAAATGGATTGGCTGGTGTTCTGCCGCAACCATCCGATCGAGGGCCTCATGCACCACGTATTTCGCGGCAGCATATTGGTGCTGCTCGGATTTCCGTTCGAGATCGTGGCGGTTTACGACGCCACCTTCTTCGGGCTGGTCGGCATCTTGACGCATGCAAACATCAATGTGCGTGCATGGAATCGGGCGCCGTGGAAGTACATCCTCGCGAGCCCGATGTTTCATCACTGGCACCATACGGCCGAGAGGGAGGGGCTCGACAAGAATCTATGTTCGGTGTTTCCGATCTGGGATATCCTCTTCGGCACGTTCTACATGCCGGACCGCGCACCGCGCGTCTATGGTCTGATTCATCCGATCAACGAGAGCTTCCTCGGCCTCTTGGGGAGCGCATTCTACGCACAGGACGCCTTCGACGAGCAAGCGAGCGTTCGCGAGGAGGACCGACCTACGAAGCCGTTCGAAGCCGAGAACGGTCGAACTACGGCCCGCCTCCCTGATTGA
- a CDS encoding LLM class flavin-dependent oxidoreductase — protein sequence MLKWGTLLTTAQYGALAQREVMKNAITFSERAEQLGFDAVWLLEHHFTKFGLCPSAITMAGYILGRTKRLKVGSAISIIPVDHPVRLAEKVAVLDQLSDGRFYFGIGRGSFVKDFHVFNTDMSRNHEMLYQWTDVMMSAWTRGRCSASSDLLRFEEVPVYPEPFTKPHPPLYVACSSPSTIEWAAKLGLPMMLEYSLEDEKKLSQLELYDDVASSAGHDTAKIDHVLSLLCGVAEDGDMRRQRDNLVWYGEEFLRASMLFGSAMKSSLPNYEVWHRRYEEGMMSGDWKPEQRVERVFRLNPIGTVDHCIERLQRTVELTGIGHIVCAFETAGPDMSAICDSMQRFREEVIPRIKPGKR from the coding sequence ATGCTGAAGTGGGGAACACTATTGACCACGGCGCAATACGGGGCGCTGGCACAGCGCGAGGTGATGAAAAACGCGATCACCTTCTCGGAGCGCGCCGAGCAGCTCGGCTTCGATGCTGTCTGGCTCTTGGAGCATCACTTTACCAAGTTCGGGCTCTGCCCCTCGGCCATTACGATGGCGGGGTACATCCTGGGTCGCACCAAACGGTTGAAGGTAGGCTCGGCGATCAGCATCATTCCGGTAGACCATCCGGTGCGGCTCGCGGAGAAGGTCGCGGTCCTCGATCAGCTCAGCGACGGCCGTTTCTATTTTGGAATCGGGCGCGGCTCCTTCGTGAAGGACTTTCATGTCTTCAACACCGACATGTCCCGAAATCACGAAATGTTGTACCAGTGGACGGACGTCATGATGTCGGCGTGGACGCGAGGCCGCTGCTCCGCGTCGAGCGATCTTCTTCGGTTCGAAGAGGTCCCCGTCTACCCCGAGCCTTTCACCAAGCCGCACCCCCCGCTCTACGTGGCTTGTAGCTCGCCGTCGACCATCGAGTGGGCGGCGAAGCTCGGCCTTCCCATGATGCTCGAGTACTCGCTGGAGGACGAGAAGAAGCTGTCCCAATTGGAGCTCTACGACGACGTGGCCTCGAGCGCGGGACACGACACGGCAAAGATCGATCACGTCTTGTCGTTGCTGTGCGGCGTGGCGGAGGACGGGGACATGCGGCGGCAGCGGGACAACCTCGTTTGGTATGGCGAAGAATTTCTCCGCGCGAGCATGTTGTTCGGTTCGGCCATGAAGTCGAGTTTGCCAAACTACGAAGTCTGGCACCGCCGGTACGAAGAGGGCATGATGAGCGGCGACTGGAAGCCCGAACAGCGGGTCGAGCGGGTGTTTCGACTGAACCCCATCGGCACCGTCGACCACTGCATCGAACGTCTCCAGCGAACGGTCGAGTTGACCGGAATTGGCCACATCGTCTGCGCCTTCGAGACGGCGGGCCCGGACATGAGCGCCATATGCGACTCGATGCAGCGGTTCCGTGAAGAGGTAATTCCACGTATCAAGCCAGGAAAGCGCTGA
- a CDS encoding sterol desaturase family protein, which produces MSLALKVLVFLAIIPVCALVFVPLELAFPIHRRATRPVRSLLLDYLFFCCAGVVGPLVMGLRTAVVGFALGMIVPWWSADQIMTGYGPIAMMPLWAVIPLLALCQDFMSYWIHRLLHSKWLWRFHRPHHSADAIDWAVLFRVHPMETVVMHTMRGGALLLVGFSAPQIVIYDASFFFLVGLLAHANVNIRIWNRAPLKYLLVGPMYHHWHHACEEQGLNKNMALVFPFWDLLFGTFYLPDRAPVEYGVREPMDRTFFGLLASPFVRARLPPPPPMSR; this is translated from the coding sequence ATGAGCCTCGCGCTGAAAGTCCTCGTATTCCTCGCGATCATTCCGGTCTGCGCGCTCGTCTTCGTGCCGCTCGAGCTCGCGTTCCCCATTCATCGACGCGCGACGCGACCGGTTCGCAGTCTATTGCTCGACTATCTGTTCTTTTGCTGCGCGGGGGTCGTGGGGCCCCTGGTGATGGGGCTGCGCACCGCGGTGGTGGGGTTCGCGCTCGGAATGATCGTGCCATGGTGGAGCGCCGACCAAATCATGACAGGGTACGGCCCCATCGCGATGATGCCGCTATGGGCCGTCATTCCGCTTCTCGCGTTGTGCCAAGATTTCATGAGCTATTGGATTCACAGGCTCCTTCACTCGAAGTGGCTTTGGCGATTCCACCGCCCGCACCACAGCGCGGACGCGATCGATTGGGCCGTTTTGTTTCGCGTGCATCCCATGGAAACGGTGGTGATGCACACGATGCGCGGCGGCGCTCTGCTGCTCGTGGGGTTCTCGGCACCGCAGATCGTAATCTACGACGCGAGCTTTTTCTTTCTCGTCGGTCTCCTGGCCCACGCGAACGTGAACATCCGCATATGGAACCGCGCCCCGCTCAAGTACCTCTTGGTGGGCCCGATGTATCACCACTGGCATCACGCGTGCGAGGAGCAGGGGCTGAACAAGAACATGGCGCTGGTATTTCCATTTTGGGATCTTCTCTTCGGGACCTTTTACCTGCCGGACCGCGCTCCCGTCGAATATGGCGTTCGAGAGCCGATGGATCGCACGTTCTTTGGACTGCTGGCGAGCCCGTTCGTCCGAGCGCGTCTTCCGCCGCCGCCGCCGATGTCGAGGTAG
- a CDS encoding B12-binding domain-containing radical SAM protein, whose translation MKIILLSGLGPIWPAASFWDSDILGGTFFDRKQTTAAVHDGLGRVVTTSDFRYREGSSDQPLLRPRFQSEPHLTSQTLASILDGAGREHELFRLEDVWSEAREPETTAPDVVALSTTFICNWRAMNMAVAWVERRFPMAKLVVGGQYSNLKYMRLMRDLPRIDYIVRGDGELAFPMLLDALEGKAALGQVPNLVMSEPGRLMRPIHVNEFAYIDVEKHPSPRFSGSRTIVPYESMRGCPFTCKFCSFPAASPKWRYKSADKICSDWAAYARENGASLIKSLDSTFTIPPARFRELLEKLPAVGVAWDAYTRANVIKDREVVSALGEAHCASLSIGFESMSDASLDRMHKQVSAAQNRRANALLAEGDTVDYRGSFMIGYPGETPEEYEETHRFLVDEFARHFMLNPFNLIDETMPVWNDAARFGLVVENIDDPDSAWKHHGMDIATARDLHRRTLREVRWKNDRAVAVLWQMPFQSTLNPHVGLLENYRIQKSLERLAFAPKDFAGSPSQVRSRSLRAVEELDRLGVFLAPESRAVEARVA comes from the coding sequence TTGAAAATCATTTTATTGTCGGGTCTGGGGCCGATTTGGCCGGCGGCGTCGTTCTGGGATAGCGACATCCTCGGTGGTACCTTCTTCGACCGCAAGCAGACGACGGCGGCGGTGCACGATGGCCTCGGCCGGGTGGTGACGACGAGCGATTTCCGCTACCGCGAAGGGTCTTCGGACCAGCCGCTGCTCCGCCCTCGCTTTCAGAGCGAGCCGCATCTGACCTCGCAAACCTTGGCATCGATCCTCGATGGCGCGGGCCGGGAGCACGAGCTCTTTCGCCTCGAGGACGTCTGGTCCGAAGCGCGCGAGCCGGAGACCACGGCGCCCGACGTCGTCGCCCTGTCGACCACGTTCATTTGCAATTGGCGCGCCATGAACATGGCCGTCGCGTGGGTCGAACGGCGATTTCCGATGGCGAAGCTCGTCGTGGGCGGCCAATACAGCAACCTCAAATACATGCGCTTGATGCGCGATCTGCCGCGGATCGATTACATCGTTCGGGGGGATGGCGAGCTGGCGTTTCCCATGCTGCTCGACGCGCTCGAGGGGAAGGCAGCCCTCGGCCAAGTGCCGAACCTCGTCATGTCCGAGCCCGGGCGCCTGATGCGACCCATTCACGTCAACGAGTTCGCATACATCGACGTGGAGAAGCACCCATCGCCCCGTTTTTCCGGTAGCCGGACGATCGTCCCTTACGAATCGATGCGCGGCTGCCCCTTCACCTGCAAGTTCTGCTCGTTCCCCGCCGCGTCGCCGAAGTGGCGATACAAATCGGCGGACAAGATCTGCTCGGATTGGGCCGCATACGCGCGGGAGAACGGGGCATCCCTGATCAAGTCGCTCGATTCGACGTTCACGATCCCGCCGGCGCGCTTTCGCGAGCTGCTGGAGAAGCTGCCCGCCGTCGGCGTCGCATGGGACGCGTATACGCGCGCGAACGTCATCAAAGATCGCGAGGTGGTCTCGGCGTTGGGTGAGGCCCATTGCGCGTCGCTGTCCATCGGCTTCGAGTCGATGAGCGACGCATCCCTCGACCGAATGCACAAGCAGGTGAGCGCGGCGCAGAATCGAAGGGCGAACGCCCTCCTCGCCGAGGGCGACACCGTCGACTACCGGGGCTCGTTCATGATCGGCTATCCCGGGGAGACGCCGGAGGAATACGAAGAGACACACCGGTTCCTCGTGGACGAGTTCGCGCGGCACTTCATGTTGAATCCCTTCAATCTCATCGACGAGACCATGCCGGTGTGGAACGATGCGGCCCGGTTCGGGCTGGTCGTGGAGAACATCGATGATCCCGACTCGGCGTGGAAGCATCACGGAATGGACATCGCGACGGCGCGTGACCTCCACCGGCGCACCTTGCGGGAAGTTCGATGGAAGAACGATCGGGCCGTGGCCGTGCTATGGCAAATGCCGTTTCAGTCCACACTGAATCCTCACGTCGGTCTGCTGGAAAATTACCGAATCCAAAAGTCGCTCGAGCGCCTCGCGTTTGCTCCGAAAGACTTCGCAGGATCGCCTTCGCAGGTGCGTTCGAGGAGCCTCCGCGCGGTGGAGGAGCTCGATCGGCTGGGTGTGTTCCTCGCTCCGGAGTCGCGCGCCGTCGAAGCGCGCGTCGCGTAA
- a CDS encoding aminotransferase class V-fold PLP-dependent enzyme — MSTSPWRADFPALAQATGTCAYLDSAAMTLRPNCVIDAVANTYRSFPASVHRGQYAWAESTTAAFEHARERTARRLNALKQEIVFTKNCTEAINIVAHGLSLSRDDEVLVPVFEHHSNYLPWRRVARVREIGMTRDGRVDLDRMEDAISRKTAVIALTYASNVTGVIQPIEQVVALAKKHGLITVVDGAQAASHLRIDVEALGCDFMALSSHKMFGPAGVGVLWGREDSSKRLAVYSTGGGMVDRVGQEISYLPDGRRFEAGTANIEGVIGFAAALDYAERAEEGQMNAHVARLAARCRSGLERLSDVIELPFHYDAPSIPILSFKARNPDMSAARLASILSDTYGVFVRDGVHCCQPLFTYTKVRDALRVSLQCYNDEDDVDRLLDALENMRPLLAGA, encoded by the coding sequence ATGTCTACGTCACCATGGAGAGCCGACTTTCCAGCGCTCGCGCAGGCCACCGGCACCTGCGCGTACCTCGACAGCGCCGCCATGACGCTCCGTCCAAACTGCGTGATCGACGCGGTAGCAAACACCTATCGCAGCTTCCCCGCCAGCGTTCACCGTGGTCAATACGCGTGGGCCGAGTCGACGACGGCGGCGTTCGAGCACGCGCGTGAGCGAACGGCGCGGCGCCTGAACGCGCTCAAACAGGAGATCGTCTTCACCAAAAACTGCACGGAGGCCATCAATATCGTCGCGCACGGTCTATCCCTCTCTCGGGACGACGAAGTTCTGGTCCCCGTATTCGAGCATCATTCCAACTACCTTCCGTGGCGCAGGGTGGCGCGCGTTCGCGAGATCGGCATGACTCGGGATGGCAGGGTGGACCTCGATCGAATGGAGGACGCGATCTCGCGCAAGACCGCCGTGATCGCGCTGACCTACGCTTCGAATGTCACCGGCGTCATTCAGCCCATCGAGCAAGTCGTAGCGCTAGCAAAAAAGCATGGCCTCATCACCGTCGTCGACGGTGCACAAGCTGCGTCGCACCTGCGCATCGACGTGGAGGCGCTCGGATGCGACTTCATGGCGCTCTCGAGCCACAAGATGTTCGGCCCCGCTGGCGTGGGCGTCCTGTGGGGGCGAGAGGACTCCTCGAAGCGACTCGCTGTCTATTCGACGGGCGGCGGGATGGTCGATCGTGTCGGCCAGGAGATCTCGTATCTCCCGGACGGGCGGCGGTTCGAGGCCGGCACCGCCAACATCGAAGGCGTCATCGGGTTCGCAGCAGCTCTGGACTACGCGGAGCGCGCGGAGGAGGGGCAAATGAACGCTCATGTCGCGCGGTTGGCCGCGCGATGCCGGAGCGGCCTGGAACGGCTCTCGGACGTGATCGAACTCCCATTCCACTACGACGCGCCATCCATTCCCATTCTGTCGTTCAAGGCGAGGAACCCCGATATGAGCGCCGCGCGGCTGGCGTCCATCCTCTCGGACACCTATGGCGTCTTCGTTCGAGACGGCGTACATTGTTGTCAACCGCTTTTCACGTACACGAAAGTGCGTGACGCGCTGCGTGTGTCTTTGCAATGTTACAACGACGAGGACGACGTCGATCGGCTCCTCGATGCACTCGAAAACATGCGCCCGCTCCTCGCAGGAGCGTGA
- a CDS encoding radical SAM protein, producing MRKVLINIEATPSCPASCAMCPRSLIGTEGNMSLATMEKVVSMLDPSFVWEVDMAGRGEPTIHPQFVELCEIMARPKITTGIVTTGVTMTPANILAFEKHLDIIRVSVSSIVRETFDKIHIGLKHAQIWKNIAALAEVAAHKTVIHLTGGPTIYEHLPQTVEHLRKLGFRRFKLLTLWNRGGYFETNQSRERRQELLTELALDASEDEVWSEYGRARFLGEIAYNKLKNPRYCPIGASSVTISYKGDIGGCFQDFGLTSVVGHVDTHDIKTHIQNRAKELGNMPICQGCDAHKVTLFQLSKPNPPERSRLPMIDE from the coding sequence ATGCGAAAAGTTCTAATCAACATCGAGGCGACGCCTTCGTGTCCGGCTTCTTGTGCGATGTGCCCGCGCTCCCTCATCGGGACGGAGGGGAATATGAGCCTCGCGACCATGGAAAAGGTGGTCTCGATGTTGGATCCCTCTTTCGTTTGGGAGGTGGACATGGCCGGGCGGGGAGAACCCACGATTCATCCGCAGTTCGTCGAATTGTGCGAAATCATGGCCCGTCCCAAGATTACTACGGGCATCGTGACCACGGGCGTGACCATGACCCCGGCGAACATCCTCGCGTTCGAAAAACATCTGGACATCATTCGCGTGTCCGTGAGCTCGATCGTCCGCGAGACGTTCGACAAGATTCACATCGGGCTCAAGCACGCTCAAATTTGGAAAAACATCGCGGCGCTCGCGGAGGTCGCGGCGCACAAGACCGTCATTCATCTGACCGGCGGGCCGACCATTTACGAGCATTTACCGCAAACGGTGGAGCACCTTCGCAAGCTCGGGTTTCGTCGATTCAAGTTGCTGACCTTGTGGAACCGGGGAGGGTACTTCGAGACCAACCAATCGAGGGAGCGCCGGCAAGAGCTCCTCACGGAGCTCGCCTTGGATGCTTCGGAGGACGAAGTGTGGTCGGAGTACGGGCGCGCCCGATTTCTCGGCGAGATCGCCTACAACAAGCTCAAGAACCCGCGCTATTGTCCGATCGGCGCGAGCAGCGTCACCATCAGTTACAAAGGTGACATCGGCGGCTGCTTTCAAGATTTCGGGCTCACGTCCGTCGTAGGGCACGTCGATACGCACGACATCAAAACACATATCCAGAATCGCGCGAAAGAGCTCGGCAACATGCCGATATGCCAAGGATGCGACGCCCACAAGGTCACGCTGTTTCAATTGTCGAAACCGAACCCCCCCGAGCGCTCCCGGCTCCCCATGATTGACGAGTGA
- a CDS encoding ATP-grasp domain-containing protein, with protein sequence MSHIGLWFYRNEGGDEILAELEARLAAFGHAVTSDFDMRQCRVVDGEVLTADGRNLSRLDMLYHMNADQQSDHQREVLGALEASGVHVINGFDAFNRAQDKFVANCTLRRAGLSVPRSALVPAAVSRRALDELFALWGSVVVKRRRGHGGHGVQKFDAAEPLADFIGSVADVYSNFYLEEFIPFHEHDTRVDLLDGVVVGGYSRRKNHRFKTNVHAGAEMIPLPPTEEAIALAKRAARALGIDCTIVDMVVHAETGRLYVIEVNPFLGVFTGVGLKKGVNTIQTMDDIHPVFAYDDRKLEMLTNFIHLRAAGPVTAPRGNRNWDRPSCEKF encoded by the coding sequence ATGAGCCACATCGGACTTTGGTTCTACCGCAACGAAGGCGGCGACGAAATATTGGCCGAGCTCGAAGCACGATTGGCGGCCTTCGGGCACGCCGTCACCAGTGATTTCGACATGCGCCAGTGTCGCGTCGTCGACGGTGAGGTCCTCACGGCGGACGGGCGCAATCTCTCTCGGTTGGACATGCTCTATCACATGAACGCCGATCAACAGAGCGACCATCAAAGGGAGGTGCTCGGCGCGCTCGAAGCCTCTGGCGTGCACGTGATCAACGGCTTCGATGCTTTCAATCGGGCACAGGACAAGTTCGTCGCCAACTGCACCCTCCGCCGTGCAGGGCTGTCGGTGCCGCGGTCCGCGCTGGTGCCCGCCGCCGTGTCCCGTCGCGCCTTGGACGAGCTGTTCGCGCTGTGGGGCTCGGTCGTCGTAAAGAGACGGCGCGGACACGGTGGACATGGCGTTCAAAAGTTCGACGCGGCGGAGCCGCTGGCCGACTTCATCGGGAGCGTCGCCGACGTCTATTCCAATTTCTATCTGGAAGAATTCATACCGTTTCACGAACACGATACGCGGGTCGACCTGCTCGACGGAGTCGTCGTCGGAGGCTACAGCCGCAGAAAGAATCATCGCTTCAAGACCAACGTCCACGCGGGCGCGGAGATGATCCCGCTGCCCCCGACCGAAGAGGCCATCGCCCTCGCGAAGCGCGCCGCCCGCGCGCTCGGCATCGACTGCACGATCGTCGATATGGTCGTTCACGCCGAGACGGGGAGGCTCTACGTCATCGAGGTGAACCCTTTTTTGGGCGTCTTCACGGGTGTCGGCTTGAAGAAGGGGGTCAACACCATCCAAACCATGGACGACATTCATCCTGTATTTGCGTACGACGACCGCAAGCTGGAAATGCTCACGAATTTCATTCACCTCCGCGCCGCCGGGCCGGTCACGGCTCCGCGCGGCAATAGAAACTGGGATCGACCCTCATGCGAAAAGTTCTAA
- a CDS encoding VOC family protein, whose protein sequence is MFSHITIGTNDLARAEAFYSHVLSPLGAVLVHRDERYVGYCTGGLTPDGRPRRPMFWVCLPYDGRAATVGNGTHVAFLTEARALVDAVYSIALESGARDEGRPGLRPQYHEHYYGAYFRDMDGNKIQICCHAEDAPRRTSPGERTR, encoded by the coding sequence ATGTTCAGTCACATCACCATCGGCACCAACGATCTCGCGCGCGCAGAAGCTTTTTACTCGCATGTCTTGTCGCCGCTTGGAGCCGTGCTCGTGCATCGGGACGAGCGTTACGTGGGGTATTGTACGGGTGGGCTGACCCCCGACGGGCGGCCGCGACGGCCGATGTTCTGGGTATGCCTCCCGTACGATGGACGTGCGGCGACGGTTGGAAATGGCACCCACGTCGCGTTCCTCACGGAGGCTCGCGCGCTCGTCGACGCGGTATATTCGATTGCGCTGGAGAGCGGCGCCCGGGACGAGGGCCGGCCCGGCCTCCGGCCGCAGTACCACGAGCATTATTACGGTGCGTATTTTCGCGATATGGACGGCAACAAGATCCAGATCTGTTGCCACGCCGAGGACGCGCCCCGCCGCACCTCGCCCGGCGAGCGTACGAGATGA